Part of the Elusimicrobiota bacterium genome is shown below.
TTCAAGGAGCCCTATTGGCAGGAACAGCGGATCGACCCGTCCGCCTTAAAACCCGAGGCGTGGTTGAAAATTCTGTCCGAAAACCCGTTTTTGATTCAGCGTCCCATCGTTGAAACGGAAACCCGCGCCCTGGTGGCCCGGCCGCCGGAAGAAGTCGACACGCTCTTTTAACCTTTTCCAAAAAAAAAGGCGACCCCCGTCGCGGGGGGTCGCCTTTTTAGGTGGGGGAAATTTAGCGGGGGCGCTCGGACGTCAATCGGCGGAGGCTGTCCACGACCCCCTCCAAAACCCGGGGCTTTTGAATAAAACGGTCTTTCTCCCCCGTCAACAGCTCAATGGGTACGCCGCCGCCGGACAGGACCAACACGGGGATCCGGCTTGTCTGGGGCCGGCTTTGAAGCTGGCGAATCACCTCGCGCCCATCCAATCCCGGAGCTTCCAAATCCAATGCAATGACATCCGGTCGCCATTCGAAGGCCCGGAGGGCCGCCTGCCCTCGATCGCTTTCCACCCGGACGTCAAACCCCACCCCTTGGCAAGCCCCCGCCAACCGGGCGGCCTCCTCCAGGTCGTTCTCGATGACGAGAATTTTCTTTTGGACGACGTCGGTCTTTTCCATGGATTTAGAATACAAAGGAGGAGACGGAGATGGGATTAACAGTAAGTAACAAACAAGTAACAGATTGAGCCCAAAAGAGCTCGAATCACCAATTTATTGGGCGGGGGGCGTGTTGGGAGGAGATCCGCGCTGAAATCCGCGTCGCGCGGCCAATTCCTGAGCCCTGAGACGGGCCAAGGCCCGCTCCAAAGCCGCGACGGCTTGGGCGTCTAACTTCTCGGCCGGGGTGGACTTGATTTTGGCCCGGGCGCGTTCGGCCGCCTGTCGGGCCCGTTCCGCGTCAATTTCGTCGGCCATTTCGGCGGTCTCCGCAAAAACGGACACCCGGCCGCCGTGAACCTCCACGAAACCGCCGGACACCGCCAAAAGCTTTGTTTCCGCGCCGTCCCGCATGACCACGGTGCCCGGGGTCAGCTCGGCCAGCAGGGGCGCGTGGCCGGGCAGTATGCCCAACTGCCCCTCAAAGGCCGGCAGGACCAGGGAGTCCACTTCCCCCTCCCAGGTGGGCCGCTCGGGCGTGACGATGCTGACGGAAATGCGGGAGACCATAATTCAGCGCTTGGCCGGCACGCTCTCTTTCAACTGCTTTTCCACTTCGGCCCGGTGTTTGGCCATCTCGGCTTCCACCTGTTTTTGCAGGTCGGCGGGCAGCATGCCCTGGCCCGGCAAACGCGGCGCGTCGCCCTGGCGGTAGGCGCCCGGCATCATTTCGCCGCCGTTCATTAGGCGGGTTCGAACGGCGCGGAAAACCATGGCCGCAACTTGAAGCGCCAAAGAAATCACCAACACCCCCACCCAAACGATGAGGGCTTTCTTGAGGGACACCCCGTGCACTTCCACGGTGGCCACGATCAACAGGAAAAAACCGTAGATCATGACGGCGAGAAACAGGAAGGGGACCAGACGCGACACGGCGCTCAAGGCGCTGAGGGGCGTCAGCAACGCCCAACACCGGAACGCCGTGCGGAAAGGGTGGGGAGATCCCATCAAGTGCCAAATCACGAAAAAGATCGCCGAGAGGAAAAAACCAACCCCCAACGTCAGGGGCGGACCGAACACCAGCCACATCAATCGTCCGCCCACCGAAAGCGAAGTCGCCCCGGGGACGAACCCCACGGCGAATCCGATCGCACCGGCCATCAATTGCCAGAAGATCGCGTAGTAAATCGGCGTCGCGTAGCCCCCGTCCGTCGACACCTCCCGGAAAAATTGCCAGGGGTGCCGCGCCATCTGGCCCGCCCACTGAAAAAAGGACGCGGGGGTTAAGCGTTGACCAATCGTTCGTTCCATGGATCCTCCTCGAAGGCCCGGGCTACTGGGTCAGGCCTTTGGCCTTTTCCGCCGCTTCTTCAATGCCGCCGACCATAAAAAACGCCTGTTCCGGCAAGTGGTCCCACTTGCCGTCCACCAATTCGCGGAACCCTCGGATGGTGTCTTTGAGAGTCACGTAGCGGCCGGGAATGCCGGTGAACTGCTCGGCCACGTGGAAGGGCTGGGACAGGAATTTTTGGATCTTCCGGGCTCGGCCCACCAACAATTTGTCCTCTTCCGACAATTCGTCGATGCCCAAAATCGCGATGATGTCCTGCAAGTCCCGGTAGCGCTGCAACACGCGCTGCACGGCCCGGGCCGTGTCGTAGTGTTCCTGGCCGACGATCTTGGGGTCCAGAATGCGGCTGGTGGAATCCAGCGGGTCCACGGCGGGGTAGATGCCGAGTTCCGCGATTTGTCGGGAAAGAACGGTGGTGGCGTCCAAGTGGGCGAAGGCCGTGGCCGGCGCCGGGTCGGTCAAGTCGTCGGCGGGCACGTAGATGGCCTGGACGGAGGTGACGGACCCTTTCTTGGTGGAGGTGATGCGCTCCTGGAGTTCCCCCATTTCCGTCGACAGGGTGGGCTGGTAACCCACGGCCGAGGGCATCCGACCCAGGAGGGCAGACACTTCGGACCCGGCCTGGGTAAAACGGAAAATGTTGTCGATGAAGAGCAGCACGTCCTGACCCGCTTTGTCGCGGAAATATTCGGCCTGGGTCAAAGCGGTCAAGGCCACCCGGAGTCGGGACCCGGGGGGTTCGTTCATTTGACCGTAAACCAGAACGGTTTTGGACAACACGCTTTCCCCGCCGGAGAGCTTGGACTGCTGCATTTCCAACCAGAGATCGTTCCCTTCGCGGGTTCGTTCGCCCACGCCGCCGAAAACGGAGACGCCGCCGTGCTGCTTGGCCACGTTGTTGATGAGCTCCATGATGACGACGGTTTTTCCCACACCGGCGCCGCCGAAGAGGCCCACTTTGCCGCCCTTCATGTAGGGCTCGAGAAGATCGATGACCTTGATGCCCGTTTCGAAGATTTGGGGGGTGGTTTCTTGGTCCGTGAAGGCCGGGGTGGGGCGGTGAATGGGGAATTTTTCCTTGGCCTCGATGGGGCCGCGGTAGTCCTTGGGTTCCCCCAGCACGTCCATGAGGCGTCCGAGGCACGCCGGGCCCACGGGCACCAAAATGGGGGCGCCGGAGTCCACGGCCGCCATGCCGCGCCGGAGGCCGTCGGTGGGGCCCAGGGTGACGGCGCGCACGGTGTTGTCGCCCAAATGCTGGGCCACTTCGGCGGTCAAAACGCGGGGTTCCCCGCCGGCCGCTTCCACGTCGATTTTAACGGCGTTGTGAATCGCCGGCAGTTGGCCCGCGGGGAACTCCATGTCCACCACCGGACCGATGACTTGTACGACTTTTCCCGTACTCATGAGGCGCTCCTCTTGTTATTGAAAATGATACCGGGCCGATAGGCCGACGACGGCCTCGGCGCCCAGCTCCACCGACGCCGTCAAGGTCCAAGCGTCGTTGGGGGAGTAACCGATCCCGCCGAACCCGCCGAAACGTTGATCGGTGTCGAACTTCGTGACCACGTTGGAAAGTTCAAATCGCAGGTCGGGGCGCACGAAACTCACCCCGCCGAAAAGATCCACGTGCTCCACCAGCGGAACCGTCGCGCCCCCCGCCAGGGACAACTCCAACCAATTCAAGTTGTCCCGGCTGGATTTGGCGCCCTGGAAAAAGTCGACCCCGGCCACAAACCCCAGGCGCACCGGGCCGATGGGTTCCGGCGGCGACCAGTGAAGCCCGCCCCCCAGTCCCCACAGGTCGGGATTGAAGGAGGAGTTCTCCAAATTGATGCGGCCGGTGAAGGGGACGCCCCGGGCGAAAAGCTCAAATCCCTGGCCCAACCCCCGGGCGTATTGAACCGTGAAGCGGTGGGCGTCCAGTTGCACGTCCGGGCCGTTGGTTCCTTTGACCCGAATGTCCCGGTCGCCGGTGTCGTAGATGAATTCGATCGAATGTTCGTCCCGCCCGTTGGCCCGGCCGATTTGCCCGAACCACGCCGCCTGGGCGGTGGTTCCCGCCAACACCGTTGCCATCAAAATCCATTTTTTCATCTTCGTCGGCCCCCTTTGTTGAACGACACGGTTTCGTTCCGGTCGTCAAAACATACCTTAAATCGGTCGAACACGCCCTTGCGGCCCAACAAATTGAAGGCGCCGCCCAACGCGCTGCAAAATCCCACTTCCACGGGGACCACGGTCCGGTCCAGCCGCAGCTTCAACGTGCGGGTGAAGACGGGAATGCGACGGTCCCCCGCCACGACGATGTAAAACTTGGGGCATTTCCGCAGATCCACCCCGAGGCGGCTCGCCTCGTAGGTGTGGAGGATGGTGAAACTGGCCCCCGAATCCACGTAGACCCACAGGTTGTGCCACCGGCCCCGCCCCCAAAACTCGACCGGGATGACGGGGGCCTTGCCCTCACGAAAGACGGAATAGTCGAAGCGGATCAAGCGCCGGTCCCCGGCCCAACGACGGAACGCGCACCACCGACGCCGGAAGACCCGGCCGGCGCGCCGCTTTCCGTTCCACCGACTCGGGGCGGGCGCCCACCGCCACCACCCTCTCGTCGGCCACGGCCACGTAACGGCCTCCGTACAGGTCCACCAGTTTGCCGAAGTTCTTTGAAATCCAGCGGTCGTTTTTGTTCATGGCGTCCCCTAGTTCAACGCTTCCGCGCCGCCCACCAATTCTGAAATTTCCTTGGTGATGGCCGCTTGGCGGATTTTGTTGGCCGTGAGCGTCAGCCCGGCGATCAATTCTTTCGCGTTTTTGGACGCGTTTTCCATGGCGGTCATGCGGGCGCCCATTTCGGACGCGTAGGATTCCAGGAGGGCCCGGAAAATCTGAGCTTTAAGCACCCGGGGAAAGAGGGACTCCAGAAGGCGCGACCGCTCCGGCTCATAGATGAAAGGCGCCTCCCAGCGGGTCGCCATGGGCCGCGCCGGCGGTGCCAGGGGGAGAAGCGGCGATACGACCACGTTTTGCTGAATGGCGGATTTGAATTCCGTGTAGAGGAGAGTCACGTCCGCCGCGCCCCCCTCCGTGAAAAACTTAATGAGGTCCTGGCCGATGACTTCCGCCGTGGCGTAACCCAATTGGCTGAACACCCCGACGTACTCTCCCCCCAGGGCCACGCCGACCCGGCGGAAATAATCCCGGCCCTTTCGGCCCACGCAAAAAAGGCGCACCTCCCGCCCGTCGTTGTTTCGCAAAAACTCCAAGGTTTTCTTGATCAAATTCGTGTTGAAGGCGCCGCAAAGCCCCCGGTCCGCCGAGATCAACAAAACCCCCCGGGGTCCGGCGGGGGCGCCCTTTAAGAGCGGGTGCGTCAATTCGTCGGCCGTGAGCACGCCGTCCTGATTCACGTCGGCCACCTGCCACAGGACGTCGGCCAGCATCCCCGCCATCTTGTTGGCGAAGGGACGGGCTCCCAGGATGCGGGCCTGCCCCCGGCGCAGACGGGCCGCGGCCACCATCTTCATGGCCTTGGTGATCTGCTGCGTCGACTTGACGCTTTTGACCTTGCGCCGGAGCTCCCGGAGGGACGCCATGGGAAATCGTTAAACCTTGAACCGCGCCTTAAATTCCCCGACGGCGGCGGACAGCTTGGCCTTGAGGTCGTCGTCCAGGGTTTTCTTGTCGGCCAGGGTCTTCAACAGGTCGGCCCGGTCTTTTTCCAGCCAATTCAAAAGATCGGCCTCGAAACGGCGCAGGGTTTCCACGGGCAGATCGTCCAGGAACCCGTTGGTGGCGGCGAAAATGAGGGCCACCTGGCGCGGCACCGACTGGGGCTGGTATTGGTCCTGTTTCAGGATTTCGACGATGCGCTGCCCCCGGGCCAGTTGGGCCTGGGACGCCTTGTCGAGGTCCGAGCCGAACTGGGCGAAAGCCGCCAGCTCGTTGTATTGGGCCAAGTCCAAACGGAGCTTGCCGGCCACCTGCTTCATGGCCTTCATCTGGGCGCTTCCGCCCACGCGACTGACGGATAGACCCACGTTGACCGCGGGTCGCACGCCGGAGAAGAACAGGTTCGACTCCAGGTAAATCTGTCCGTCGGTGATGGAAATCACGTTCGTCGGAATGTAGGCCGAGACGTCGCCGGCCTG
Proteins encoded:
- a CDS encoding response regulator transcription factor, whose product is MEKTDVVQKKILVIENDLEEAARLAGACQGVGFDVRVESDRGQAALRAFEWRPDVIALDLEAPGLDGREVIRQLQSRPQTSRIPVLVLSGGGVPIELLTGEKDRFIQKPRVLEGVVDSLRRLTSERPR
- a CDS encoding F0F1 ATP synthase subunit epsilon — encoded protein: MVSRISVSIVTPERPTWEGEVDSLVLPAFEGQLGILPGHAPLLAELTPGTVVMRDGAETKLLAVSGGFVEVHGGRVSVFAETAEMADEIDAERARQAAERARAKIKSTPAEKLDAQAVAALERALARLRAQELAARRGFQRGSPPNTPPAQ
- the atpD gene encoding F0F1 ATP synthase subunit beta, which encodes MSTGKVVQVIGPVVDMEFPAGQLPAIHNAVKIDVEAAGGEPRVLTAEVAQHLGDNTVRAVTLGPTDGLRRGMAAVDSGAPILVPVGPACLGRLMDVLGEPKDYRGPIEAKEKFPIHRPTPAFTDQETTPQIFETGIKVIDLLEPYMKGGKVGLFGGAGVGKTVVIMELINNVAKQHGGVSVFGGVGERTREGNDLWLEMQQSKLSGGESVLSKTVLVYGQMNEPPGSRLRVALTALTQAEYFRDKAGQDVLLFIDNIFRFTQAGSEVSALLGRMPSAVGYQPTLSTEMGELQERITSTKKGSVTSVQAIYVPADDLTDPAPATAFAHLDATTVLSRQIAELGIYPAVDPLDSTSRILDPKIVGQEHYDTARAVQRVLQRYRDLQDIIAILGIDELSEEDKLLVGRARKIQKFLSQPFHVAEQFTGIPGRYVTLKDTIRGFRELVDGKWDHLPEQAFFMVGGIEEAAEKAKGLTQ
- the atpG gene encoding ATP synthase F1 subunit gamma — its product is MASLRELRRKVKSVKSTQQITKAMKMVAAARLRRGQARILGARPFANKMAGMLADVLWQVADVNQDGVLTADELTHPLLKGAPAGPRGVLLISADRGLCGAFNTNLIKKTLEFLRNNDGREVRLFCVGRKGRDYFRRVGVALGGEYVGVFSQLGYATAEVIGQDLIKFFTEGGAADVTLLYTEFKSAIQQNVVVSPLLPLAPPARPMATRWEAPFIYEPERSRLLESLFPRVLKAQIFRALLESYASEMGARMTAMENASKNAKELIAGLTLTANKIRQAAITKEISELVGGAEALN